From the genome of Acidobacteriota bacterium, one region includes:
- the gatA gene encoding Asp-tRNA(Asn)/Glu-tRNA(Gln) amidotransferase subunit GatA — protein sequence MKPRSAPSAAEIARKVRGRTLTAEEAVADALSRLDAAAPLNAVVHRNDEAVLARARRVDAAIRRGAPPGPLAGVPVAVKDNICTRDLPTTCASRILAGYVSPFAATAVRRLERAGAIVVAKTNCDEFAMGASTETSRFGPTRNPRDPRLTPGGSSGGSAAIVAAGAVPIALGSDTGGSVRQPAAFCGVFGLKPTYGRISRWGLVAFASSMDQIGPIARNATDLALALQAMAGHDARDATSSRKPVPDWTGSLDGGVRALSVGRLEVSGVDPAVREAVEWAAEALAGAGAKVTPATLDGYEGALAVYHVVAAAEASSNLARFDGVRYGFRAAGPSGWRETIETTRGEGFGMEVKRRLMLGTLALASGRVEERYGRAIRAREALRRILDRRLGDCDLLLGPVSDGPAFPRGERHDPMALYACDRHTVWANLGGHPAVAVPTPVAAGAAPIGVQLLARRFDETSLLRAARVLESAAAGCA from the coding sequence GTGAAGCCCCGCTCCGCTCCGAGCGCGGCGGAGATCGCCCGGAAAGTCCGCGGGAGGACGCTGACCGCCGAGGAGGCGGTGGCGGATGCGCTGTCGCGCCTCGATGCCGCCGCACCACTCAATGCTGTGGTGCACCGGAACGACGAAGCGGTCCTCGCTCGCGCACGGCGGGTGGACGCGGCCATTCGGCGCGGCGCGCCTCCAGGCCCCCTCGCCGGGGTGCCGGTGGCGGTCAAGGACAACATCTGCACGCGGGATCTCCCCACGACCTGCGCGTCCCGGATCCTCGCCGGCTACGTCTCCCCCTTCGCGGCGACGGCGGTCCGCCGGCTGGAGCGCGCGGGAGCGATCGTCGTGGCGAAGACCAACTGCGACGAGTTCGCGATGGGCGCCTCGACGGAAACGAGCCGCTTCGGCCCCACCCGCAACCCCCGGGATCCGCGCCTCACCCCCGGTGGCTCGAGCGGAGGCTCGGCGGCGATCGTCGCCGCCGGGGCCGTCCCGATCGCGCTCGGTAGCGACACCGGTGGTTCGGTGAGGCAGCCGGCCGCCTTTTGCGGGGTCTTCGGACTCAAGCCGACCTACGGGCGGATCTCTCGCTGGGGGCTCGTCGCGTTCGCCTCCTCGATGGACCAGATCGGTCCGATCGCCAGGAACGCCACCGACCTCGCCCTGGCCCTGCAGGCGATGGCGGGACACGACGCGAGGGACGCCACCTCCAGCCGGAAGCCGGTCCCGGACTGGACGGGGTCGCTCGACGGGGGCGTTCGAGCCTTGTCGGTCGGACGCCTCGAGGTGTCCGGAGTCGACCCGGCCGTGCGGGAGGCGGTCGAGTGGGCCGCGGAGGCGCTGGCCGGTGCCGGCGCGAAGGTCACGCCCGCGACCCTCGACGGCTACGAGGGAGCGCTCGCCGTCTACCATGTCGTGGCCGCGGCCGAGGCTTCTTCGAATCTGGCGCGTTTCGACGGCGTCCGGTACGGGTTCCGCGCCGCCGGCCCCTCCGGCTGGCGCGAGACGATCGAAACGACCCGCGGCGAGGGCTTCGGAATGGAGGTGAAACGCCGCCTGATGCTGGGGACGCTGGCCCTCGCGTCCGGCCGCGTCGAGGAGCGGTACGGACGCGCCATCCGCGCGCGCGAGGCCCTCCGCCGGATCCTCGACCGGCGGCTCGGTGACTGCGACCTGCTCCTCGGGCCGGTCTCCGACGGTCCGGCTTTCCCGCGGGGCGAGCGGCACGACCCCATGGCGCTGTACGCCTGCGACCGCCACACGGTGTGGGCCAACCTCGGGGGCCATCCCGCCGTCGCCGTGCCCACGCCGGTCGCGGCGGGTGCCGCGCCGATCGGCGTCCAGCTCCTGGCTCGCCGTTTCGACGAGACGTCCCTGCTGCGCGCCGCCCGTGTTCTCGAATCGGCAGCGGCGGGCTGCGCATGA
- a CDS encoding N-acetylmuramoyl-L-alanine amidase — translation MIRPPRAGAALAAAACFAIPAAAGVEIDENVSARFERGREIVLEAFPEKGEGYLSLARRLCGSPDKAAALQAANRGLPPILGRPLVVPWDLVRQEYRLLALRALFPEDRFEDGAWIHFPSAAKGLNHAESLWQVASWFAGDGEKWLEIARANGLSGPELPRGRPVRVPEALLLEPFRPQERSEDGRLEYARDASGPVAVYRLRKGEALYSAVVLRFTGLVEQDDVNRAVERIAKRSGIDDVRKLPVGFPVKIPFDLLDTSYLPRHHPRRVLARIHASELTSVRVPRRKASLDGVHVILDPGHGGADLGARHNGVWESDYLYDVACRVKKILEERTAATVHMTVRDPQQGCRVVDARKLEANRREVVATHPPYPIRGGRSTKVSVNLRWYLANDIYRSLVKKGVPESNVVFVSLHADARHRSLRGAMVYIPGERYRRGTHAMRASSVYRKFAEWRSGPRVSLSRRERLRDEVISRRLAEAILRAWRERKLPVHSTRPIRDHVVRSSRRGRTSRWLPAVLRGNIVPGKVLLELVNISNPSDAKLLADPAGRARMAESLAEGLKRFFESGETGGAGRVARRR, via the coding sequence ATGATCCGCCCCCCCCGAGCCGGTGCCGCCCTCGCGGCGGCCGCATGCTTCGCGATTCCCGCGGCCGCCGGGGTGGAGATCGACGAGAACGTCTCCGCCCGCTTCGAGCGCGGCCGCGAGATCGTTCTCGAAGCCTTCCCCGAGAAGGGTGAAGGTTACCTCTCTCTCGCGCGGCGCCTGTGCGGATCGCCGGACAAGGCGGCGGCCCTGCAGGCGGCGAACCGCGGGCTGCCGCCGATCCTCGGGCGGCCGCTCGTCGTGCCGTGGGATCTGGTCCGCCAGGAGTACCGGCTCCTGGCGCTGCGCGCCCTGTTCCCGGAGGACCGTTTCGAAGACGGGGCTTGGATCCACTTCCCGTCCGCGGCCAAGGGCCTGAACCATGCCGAGAGCCTCTGGCAGGTGGCCTCGTGGTTCGCGGGAGACGGGGAGAAGTGGCTTGAGATCGCCCGGGCGAACGGCCTGTCGGGGCCGGAGCTGCCCCGGGGCCGCCCGGTGAGGGTGCCGGAGGCGCTTCTGCTCGAGCCGTTCCGACCTCAGGAGCGAAGCGAGGACGGCCGGCTGGAGTACGCGCGCGACGCGTCCGGGCCGGTGGCCGTGTACCGGCTGCGGAAGGGCGAAGCGTTGTACTCGGCCGTCGTCCTGCGGTTCACCGGACTGGTGGAACAGGACGATGTGAACCGGGCGGTGGAGCGCATCGCGAAGCGGAGCGGGATCGACGACGTCCGGAAGCTCCCCGTGGGCTTTCCGGTGAAGATCCCGTTCGACCTGCTCGACACGTCCTACCTGCCGCGCCACCACCCCCGGCGCGTCCTGGCCCGCATCCACGCCAGCGAACTCACCTCGGTCCGGGTGCCTCGCAGGAAGGCGAGCCTGGACGGCGTTCACGTCATCCTCGACCCCGGCCACGGCGGGGCGGACCTCGGCGCGCGCCACAACGGGGTCTGGGAAAGCGACTACCTGTACGACGTCGCATGCCGGGTCAAGAAGATCCTGGAGGAACGGACGGCGGCCACGGTGCACATGACCGTACGCGATCCCCAGCAGGGCTGCCGGGTCGTGGATGCGAGGAAACTCGAGGCGAACCGACGCGAGGTGGTCGCCACGCACCCGCCGTACCCGATCCGGGGCGGCCGCAGCACGAAGGTCTCCGTCAATCTGCGCTGGTACCTCGCGAACGACATTTACCGGTCCCTCGTGAAGAAGGGAGTGCCCGAGAGCAACGTGGTGTTCGTCAGCCTCCACGCCGACGCACGCCACCGTTCGCTCCGGGGTGCCATGGTGTACATCCCCGGCGAGCGCTACCGGCGCGGAACCCACGCGATGCGGGCCTCCTCGGTCTACCGGAAATTCGCCGAGTGGCGCTCGGGTCCGCGCGTCTCGCTGTCCCGCCGGGAGCGCCTGCGCGACGAGGTGATCTCGCGCCGCCTCGCGGAGGCGATCCTCCGCGCCTGGCGCGAGCGGAAGCTCCCGGTGCACTCGACGCGGCCGATCCGGGACCACGTGGTCCGGAGCAGCCGGCGGGGACGGACGTCCCGTTGGCTTCCCGCGGTGCTGCGGGGGAACATCGTGCCGGGAAAGGTCCTGCTCGAGCTGGTGAACATCAGCAATCCCTCCGACGCCAAGCTCCTGGCCGATCCCGCCGGCCGGGCCCGCATGGCCGAGAGTCTGGCGGAAGGCCTGAAACGCTTCTTCGAGAGCGGGGAGACCGGCGGCGCCGGGCGGGTGGCCCGGCGCCGGTGA